A window of Planctomycetota bacterium genomic DNA:
GCTCGTCGTCCTTCTCGATGAAGGCGGTGCGAACCTTGTCAAGCAGACGTTCGCGTTCGGCAATGACCTCAAGCGCCTGCACCGGAGAGCCCGGCACCTTGCCCCCGGTATCGTCGTCGTAGGTGCCGCGACCGGCGAAGGCGTCGATGAACCCAAGCTGACGGTAGCGCGTCTTCAGGATGTCGAAGTACGGTGGCAGATACGCACGCAGAATCTGATGCTTGACCCGCGTCTGAAGCCGGTACGTCTCAAAGTGTTCGCGATCGTTACTCGCTGGCATGGCCCCACCCCTTAAACAGCAACGGCAACCGGCAATTGGTCCCAAGTTCGGTTATCGAGCGTTCGCCCGTGCCGCTTTTTCTGCACGCCTCCCCATTGCTTGAAGAAGAACGGCACATCACGTCGGACGCACTGATCTCGAATCTGACGCACCCATTCCTCGTTCATCGGCCGCGCCCCCGGCCCGGACTCGCCGCCGACGATCACCCAGCCGATGCCCTTGAGCGCGAGCTGTGGCAGCGGTCCGAGCAACGGCTCGCATGAGAGGAACCGCACGGCAGCCGGCACTTTGCGAAGGTGTGTTATCCGGTCTTTTACCTGGGCGCTCTCCACGCTGGTCCCGAACCAGACGTTCGACGGCCACGGCAGCGACGACGCCAATCCTGCCGCCCGCTCGGGTCGCTTCGTCAGGACCTGAAAGGTGTGCTGCGGGCATCGCTCCATCACGTCGAAAATCTCTGCGACGTACTCCGCCGGCACCTTCTCGTGGAACACATCGCTCATCGAATTCACGAAAATCAGCCGAGGCTTTCGCCACGACAAGGGCACGCCCAGAGCTTCGCGATCAAGAACGATTTGACCCGAGAAAACGGGCAGACCGCGCTTTGATCGACGAGCTGTTCCTCCGTACTTCTCCGCTGTCTTCCCCGGCACGTGCGACAGGCGCAAGGCCATCCTCGCGGCGTAACAATTCAAACAGCCAGCCGAAACGGGGGTGCAACCTGCTACTGGGTTCCACGTCGCGTCTGTCCACTCAATGCTGCTGCTGAGAGCCACGAGCGCGACGCTACCAAACAGGATACAAACCTTCAAGTCCGTAGCGGGTGTGGTTGCACGTGTCGACTCCGTGTGACTAGTGCCACTGGAGACTGTTTAAGACCGTCTGACAAAGCCGGCCTCTTCTGCGCCGTTCTTCTCGATGCACGACTCCCTTCAAGAAGCAATCGACGTGGGTGTGCCGTGCGTCAAGCGCGCGGGGCCCTGACTAGAGCGCGCTCATTCCGAATCGAGACACTCAGAGCGAAAGGACCATGTAGATGTCGCACCGCGCGTAGCCCGTGTCGGTCGGCGGGGTGTCGTGTCGGAATCCAAGACGCTCGTACAGACGCAGGGCGGCGTCGAGCTTGCTGTTGCTAATCAGGATCACCCGCGACGCGCCGGCCTGCCGGGCGTGGGCGATGATCGCTTCGCCGAGCCGTCGGCCGATGCCCTGGCCGCGGGCGTCTGCGGTGACGGCCATCTTGGCCAGCTCGAAGGTCGTCTCGTCCACCCGCCGCGCTGCTGCACACCCGACGGGCATGCCGTCGTCGCCCACCGCGAAGACGATCGTCCCGCCACCGTCGATGAAGGCCGCCTTCGGATCGCGAAACATCTCGACGTCCTTGGCCTCGACGACGAAGTGCGCTTCGAGCCACTCACGGTTCAACCGCTCAAAGTGCGGCAGCAGGGCGTCGGTCCATGGGACAAGGGTGTGCACGCTCTGTTGTAGTCGAGCCGCGGGCGTCTCTCTCCGGTGGCGTTGCAACGGGTGCCTGACTCGTCACGCCG
This region includes:
- a CDS encoding phage Gp37/Gp68 family protein; amino-acid sequence: MALSSSIEWTDATWNPVAGCTPVSAGCLNCYAARMALRLSHVPGKTAEKYGGTARRSKRGLPVFSGQIVLDREALGVPLSWRKPRLIFVNSMSDVFHEKVPAEYVAEIFDVMERCPQHTFQVLTKRPERAAGLASSLPWPSNVWFGTSVESAQVKDRITHLRKVPAAVRFLSCEPLLGPLPQLALKGIGWVIVGGESGPGARPMNEEWVRQIRDQCVRRDVPFFFKQWGGVQKKRHGRTLDNRTWDQLPVAVAV
- a CDS encoding GNAT family N-acetyltransferase, which gives rise to MHTLVPWTDALLPHFERLNREWLEAHFVVEAKDVEMFRDPKAAFIDGGGTIVFAVGDDGMPVGCAAARRVDETTFELAKMAVTADARGQGIGRRLGEAIIAHARQAGASRVILISNSKLDAALRLYERLGFRHDTPPTDTGYARCDIYMVLSL